Proteins encoded in a region of the Roseovarius pelagicus genome:
- a CDS encoding flavin reductase family protein codes for MIAHPENESRMSTVQKLSNEMLEDIQTTTLEDFVAAMRQVANSVVVVTTDGIAGRYGGTVNGFNSVAAAPPSVLICLPAECRLARKVEANGCFTINVLPEELHFHARIFSGEFDDTLPDRFSNIDFIDVPKMAPRFPGATFFASAISSVTSHGDHKIFVGEVCAVGTERRYPLAYHDGGYRYLNVIHEPV; via the coding sequence TTGATCGCGCACCCGGAAAACGAAAGTCGAATGTCGACGGTCCAAAAATTGAGTAATGAGATGCTTGAAGACATCCAAACTACCACCTTGGAAGACTTCGTTGCCGCGATGCGGCAAGTCGCAAATTCCGTGGTTGTCGTGACCACCGACGGGATTGCCGGGCGCTACGGGGGCACCGTAAATGGCTTCAACTCGGTCGCAGCGGCGCCGCCAAGCGTGCTGATATGCCTGCCTGCCGAGTGTCGCCTCGCGCGCAAAGTCGAAGCAAACGGCTGTTTTACAATCAACGTCCTGCCCGAGGAATTGCATTTTCATGCGCGCATCTTCAGCGGTGAGTTCGATGATACGCTGCCTGATCGTTTCAGCAATATCGACTTTATCGACGTGCCCAAAATGGCCCCACGCTTTCCCGGAGCCACGTTCTTTGCCAGCGCGATATCGTCGGTGACCTCCCACGGCGACCACAAGATCTTTGTCGGCGAAGTGTGCGCTGTCGGGACTGAAAGGCGATATCCGTTGGCGTATCACGACGGCGGCTATCGCTACCTGAACGTCATACACGAGCCGGTCTGA
- a CDS encoding LLM class flavin-dependent oxidoreductase produces the protein MDFDIHFSMDHHDKTKGGDDLYNSMVSQAILADELGYASVSMTEHHLLELGVNPAPLTAAVKIAAHTKNIEILTGVVVLPLHDMRSYAGEVVMADIFCEGRLVLGVGRGAYAYEMERLGVPMEETRERFDESLDVLQALLSEEEVSWDGKYYKFEPLTVMPRPLRKGGPRMLMAVLKPEAIYHCTKRGFNILTTPLHGNFKHFQSQVDAFRRAKDEMGAAGEDLTLTVSRGAFIVNDEADKRSKMEMAHEHWQRFDNVFTGPGIVKNGRAVALDNGTTVEEMGENLLICSAEEMVERLMPFHDMGIDRVSINLGFGPCHKDCMQMIRLFAADIMPEFVQPSDKKLAVVT, from the coding sequence ATGGATTTTGATATCCACTTTTCCATGGATCACCATGACAAAACCAAGGGTGGCGATGATCTCTACAACAGCATGGTCAGCCAAGCCATACTGGCCGACGAGTTGGGTTATGCGTCGGTTTCTATGACCGAACATCACCTGCTTGAGCTCGGTGTGAACCCTGCGCCGTTGACTGCTGCGGTCAAGATCGCCGCACATACCAAGAATATCGAAATCCTGACCGGTGTGGTCGTTCTCCCGCTGCATGACATGCGCAGCTACGCGGGTGAGGTCGTGATGGCCGACATCTTCTGCGAGGGGCGTTTGGTTTTGGGGGTCGGCCGCGGTGCCTATGCCTACGAAATGGAGCGCCTTGGGGTTCCGATGGAGGAGACCCGCGAACGGTTTGATGAATCCTTGGATGTTCTGCAAGCTCTTTTGAGCGAAGAAGAAGTTTCTTGGGACGGAAAGTACTACAAGTTCGAACCGCTTACCGTCATGCCGCGCCCGTTGCGTAAGGGCGGGCCGCGTATGCTGATGGCCGTGCTGAAGCCCGAGGCAATTTACCATTGCACAAAGCGTGGCTTCAATATCTTGACCACGCCGCTGCACGGTAATTTCAAGCACTTCCAATCGCAGGTTGATGCGTTTCGCCGTGCCAAGGACGAAATGGGAGCGGCAGGCGAAGACCTGACGCTGACAGTTTCGCGTGGGGCCTTTATCGTCAACGACGAGGCTGACAAACGATCGAAAATGGAAATGGCACACGAACACTGGCAGCGATTTGACAACGTCTTCACCGGCCCGGGCATCGTGAAGAATGGCCGTGCCGTGGCTCTAGACAACGGAACAACCGTCGAAGAGATGGGCGAGAACCTCCTGATATGTTCTGCCGAAGAGATGGTTGAGCGGCTCATGCCATTCCATGACATGGGGATCGATCGGGTCAGCATCAATCTCGGATTTGGTCCGTGTCACAAGGATTGCATGCAGATGATCCGACTTTTCGCTGCTGATATCATGCCGGAGTTTGTCCAGCCTTCAGACAAGAAACTGGCAGTCGTTACCTGA
- a CDS encoding LysR family transcriptional regulator, giving the protein MNIVLAKTFLAVLEHRNFNWSAEVLNVTQSTVTMRINSLEEKLGQKLFLRSRSGVTPTVAGTQFRPFAEMLIQIWQQAQQEVTLPQGVTTQFRLGGEAGLWQGLVEDWILGITQSRNDLSLLIENEPADKLNACLAQGIYDAAVMYDARRRANVTVEFLFEENLVLVSTEPRERSDWHPEYTYIEWGPDFGMEHAKIKPEEITPPITINHGSWAHSWIKRKGGSAYFPTRMIFDQVENEDLFAVQNVATFRRSVWVSYNEQLIETEWFPPILVDLKRIAKEIDKKNAAFRTRWDLF; this is encoded by the coding sequence ATGAATATTGTCTTGGCAAAAACTTTTCTGGCAGTTCTTGAGCACAGGAACTTCAATTGGTCCGCAGAAGTCCTCAACGTAACGCAATCCACCGTGACCATGCGGATAAATTCACTCGAAGAGAAGCTGGGGCAAAAGCTCTTTTTGCGAAGCCGTTCGGGCGTGACGCCAACTGTGGCGGGGACGCAATTTCGACCGTTTGCGGAGATGTTGATTCAGATTTGGCAACAGGCGCAGCAGGAGGTTACGTTGCCTCAAGGTGTGACGACGCAGTTTCGGCTTGGAGGGGAAGCTGGCCTTTGGCAGGGTCTTGTTGAAGACTGGATCCTCGGGATCACCCAAAGTCGCAACGACCTGTCATTGCTGATCGAAAACGAGCCTGCCGACAAGTTGAATGCGTGTTTGGCACAAGGCATCTACGACGCTGCCGTGATGTATGACGCAAGGCGGCGCGCCAATGTCACGGTCGAATTTCTGTTCGAGGAAAACCTGGTTCTGGTTTCCACGGAACCTCGCGAGCGATCGGATTGGCACCCCGAATACACCTATATCGAATGGGGGCCCGATTTCGGGATGGAGCATGCCAAGATCAAGCCGGAAGAGATTACGCCTCCGATCACGATAAACCATGGATCATGGGCGCACAGCTGGATCAAACGCAAGGGAGGTTCAGCATATTTTCCGACACGCATGATATTCGATCAGGTCGAAAACGAAGATCTGTTCGCGGTTCAGAATGTCGCTACCTTCAGGCGTTCTGTCTGGGTTTCATACAATGAGCAGCTCATCGAGACCGAATGGTTCCCGCCCATTCTGGTCGATCTCAAGCGCATTGCAAAAGAAATAGATAAGAAAAACGCTGCCTTTCGGACACGTTGGGACCTATTTTGA
- a CDS encoding LLM class flavin-dependent oxidoreductase, producing MDFNIHFSMDHHDKAYGGKRIYNDMFRQCILADKLGYASVSVTEHHLLELGANPAPLTSAVKIAAQTKNVEILTGVVVLPLHDMRTYAGEVVLADYFCDGRLVLGVGRGAYAYEMERLGVPMNETLERFDESLNVLQALLSEEEVSWKGNYYNFEPLTIMPRPEKRGGPRMLMSALRPEAIYHSTKRGFNILTTPLHGDVQHFNGQVNAFLRAKDEMGEAGRELKLTAARGAFLVKNDAEKQALLETADNLWQRFDNVFTGPGIVENGLAKALPRKQTLEELAENMIICSTNEMIDRLAPFQELGVDRVSLDISFTQNHAACMEMIQRFAEEVMPHFAKPAGAAPERATGKEPA from the coding sequence TTGGATTTCAACATTCACTTCTCGATGGATCACCATGACAAAGCCTATGGTGGTAAACGTATCTACAACGACATGTTTCGACAGTGTATCCTCGCGGACAAATTGGGCTATGCTTCTGTCTCGGTGACAGAACATCACCTGCTAGAACTCGGCGCCAACCCCGCGCCCTTGACTTCGGCCGTCAAGATTGCAGCGCAAACCAAGAATGTGGAGATCCTGACCGGTGTCGTGGTGCTACCACTGCACGATATGCGCACCTATGCCGGTGAAGTCGTCCTGGCCGACTATTTCTGTGATGGCCGTCTCGTGCTGGGGGTGGGGCGCGGGGCCTATGCGTACGAGATGGAGCGCCTAGGGGTACCTATGAACGAAACCCTAGAGCGATTTGATGAATCGCTTAATGTCCTGCAGGCGCTGCTGAGCGAAGAAGAGGTGTCCTGGAAGGGAAATTACTACAATTTTGAGCCTCTTACGATTATGCCTCGTCCGGAGAAGCGGGGTGGTCCGCGTATGTTGATGTCGGCGTTAAGGCCGGAGGCGATCTATCACAGCACAAAACGTGGCTTCAACATTTTGACCACTCCGCTGCATGGCGACGTCCAGCATTTTAATGGCCAGGTGAACGCGTTCCTTCGCGCCAAAGACGAAATGGGGGAAGCGGGCAGGGAGCTTAAACTGACGGCGGCGCGCGGGGCGTTTCTGGTCAAGAACGACGCGGAAAAGCAAGCGCTGCTGGAGACGGCGGACAATTTATGGCAACGGTTCGATAACGTGTTCACTGGACCCGGCATCGTCGAGAATGGCTTAGCCAAGGCTTTGCCGCGCAAGCAGACATTGGAAGAGCTTGCTGAAAACATGATCATTTGTTCGACCAACGAGATGATCGACCGTCTTGCACCGTTTCAAGAGCTTGGGGTTGACCGGGTAAGCCTGGATATCAGTTTCACCCAAAACCACGCAGCGTGCATGGAAATGATCCAACGCTTTGCGGAAGAGGTGATGCCGCATTTCGCGAAACCAGCGGGCGCAGCGCCGGAGCGCGCGACAGGAAAAGAACCTGCATAA